A portion of the Gigantopelta aegis isolate Gae_Host chromosome 10, Gae_host_genome, whole genome shotgun sequence genome contains these proteins:
- the LOC121384745 gene encoding ubiquitin domain-containing protein 2-like isoform X2 → MGGCIGAHRDNGPPSGESSDMTVSIGRNQPLKPEKPKWKSDVPLTEGQLRSKRDEFWDTAPAFEGRKEIWDALKAAAYALETGDHALAQAIVDGANISLPHGTLMDCYDELGNRYQLPVYVLSAPTNLIEEASESDTGQDTDANSSPGVEIPIKFRLSTVNKDLKLPVRTTDTVLKVKKRLCEETGVDVANQRWFYSGKLLNDKLHIEDIKILKGYVIQVIVSETKEDVKK, encoded by the exons ATGGGAGGGTGCATTGGGGCTCACAGGGACAATGGTCCCCCTTCTGGTGAATCATCTGATATGACAG TTTCCATTGGTAGAAACCAGCCACTTAAGCCAGAAAAACCAAAATGGAAAAGCGATGTTCCATTAACAGAAGGTCAACTTCGCAGCAAAAGAGATGAATTCTGGGACACTGCCCCAGCATTTGAAGGACGAAAGGAGATCTGGGATGCCTTAAAAGCAGCTGCGTATGCTTTAGAGACTGGAGATCATGCTTTAGCTCAAGCCATTGTCGATGGGGCCAATATTTCACTCCCACAtg gtACACTTATGGATTGTTACGATGAACTGGGAAACCGCTATCAGCTACCAGTTTATGTTCTCAGTGCCCCCACAAACTTGATAGAGGAGGCAAGTGAAAGTGATACAGGACAAGACACCGATGCCAATTCATCCCCAGGCGTGGAAATCCCAATAAAATTCCGTTTGTCCACTGTTAACAAAGACCTCAAGTTGCCTGTTCGGACAACAGACACtgtgttaaaagtaaaaaagagGCTTTGTGAGGAGACTGGAGTGGATGTTGCAAACCAGCGGTGGTTCTATTCGGGCAAACTTCTTAATGACAAACTGCACATCGAGGATATAAAAATACTCAAAGGCTATGTGATTCAGGTGATTGTGTCAGAAACAAAAGAAGATGTCAAGAAATGA
- the LOC121384745 gene encoding ubiquitin domain-containing protein 2-like isoform X1, whose translation MGGCIGAHRDNGPPSGESSDMTGMIQHVSIGRNQPLKPEKPKWKSDVPLTEGQLRSKRDEFWDTAPAFEGRKEIWDALKAAAYALETGDHALAQAIVDGANISLPHGTLMDCYDELGNRYQLPVYVLSAPTNLIEEASESDTGQDTDANSSPGVEIPIKFRLSTVNKDLKLPVRTTDTVLKVKKRLCEETGVDVANQRWFYSGKLLNDKLHIEDIKILKGYVIQVIVSETKEDVKK comes from the exons ATGGGAGGGTGCATTGGGGCTCACAGGGACAATGGTCCCCCTTCTGGTGAATCATCTGATATGACAGGTATGATACAACATG TTTCCATTGGTAGAAACCAGCCACTTAAGCCAGAAAAACCAAAATGGAAAAGCGATGTTCCATTAACAGAAGGTCAACTTCGCAGCAAAAGAGATGAATTCTGGGACACTGCCCCAGCATTTGAAGGACGAAAGGAGATCTGGGATGCCTTAAAAGCAGCTGCGTATGCTTTAGAGACTGGAGATCATGCTTTAGCTCAAGCCATTGTCGATGGGGCCAATATTTCACTCCCACAtg gtACACTTATGGATTGTTACGATGAACTGGGAAACCGCTATCAGCTACCAGTTTATGTTCTCAGTGCCCCCACAAACTTGATAGAGGAGGCAAGTGAAAGTGATACAGGACAAGACACCGATGCCAATTCATCCCCAGGCGTGGAAATCCCAATAAAATTCCGTTTGTCCACTGTTAACAAAGACCTCAAGTTGCCTGTTCGGACAACAGACACtgtgttaaaagtaaaaaagagGCTTTGTGAGGAGACTGGAGTGGATGTTGCAAACCAGCGGTGGTTCTATTCGGGCAAACTTCTTAATGACAAACTGCACATCGAGGATATAAAAATACTCAAAGGCTATGTGATTCAGGTGATTGTGTCAGAAACAAAAGAAGATGTCAAGAAATGA